In the Sorghum bicolor cultivar BTx623 chromosome 4, Sorghum_bicolor_NCBIv3, whole genome shotgun sequence genome, GCCTGGGTGTACAGTAACTTCTTCGTCCACCTTGAGATTTCACATTTCAGACCGAGCCAGGGTCAGAACGAGGCCGCCCAAAATCGCGCAGTCAGTCCCATCCCATCTCTCAACCCCGGCCGGCGAGCCCGGTGTTCTATTCGTACGTACGACGACGAGGACGGGTAGTACCTCTCGACGCGGCTGCACTGCAATCCCCTCGGTTCATGTACAGCCATGCCAGAGATTTTTGTGGGGGTTCCAGCCAGGTTTTGTTGCCGCCCTAGCCAAGCCAACTCCCCTTGCCTGGATAGGACAGATGGCCGGCCATGTGTGGTGGTGCACTGGTGCCCGGCCAGGATCCGCTGGCCCCGCGCGTCCCGCCGCCAAACTGCCACGCGAAAGAGATACTACCCGACGGGGGAGGGTAGGCGGGTGGTCCCTTTCCGGCTCTGCCGGTCTGGCCGTTTGGACCACAAGCCGAGCCCGAGCGAGAACGAGGCCGCGACAGAGCGCGCGCGCGCCCACGTCTCCCCACCACCTCGGTTTTCCCCGTCCGTGCCGGCCCCGCTGTGCTCCCCATCGTTTCCGGCCCCGGGACGACCGTTGCGTTGCGCCCGGGCAGGCAGCCTTTGCTTCCAGCTTCTTCTTGCCTTCTTCTGTCCTTCTTCCACATCAGGCCTGTTTTTCCCACCCTGGCTGGCCCTGCTACGCTGCTTCTACAGAGTTgcgatagtttttttttttttttttttttgctcgaTCAAGCAAAACAGTGGGGAGGGAAACGTTAAAAATCCATGCTTCGGGATAGAGTTTCGTCTTTCACGGggagagaggaagaatagaagatTCACGTGGTGCAGGCGCAGGCAGCAGGCTCGCCGACTGTGCGGAGAGCAtgtggcggcggcagcagcagcagcaacagcggcGCTCCTGCTGATCATCACGCTCACGCCCTGTCTGTGTGTGTGTCCTGGCACTTTTGCAGGGGCTCATTAACATCATAGTACTACAAGTAACATGGTTGGCTAATGGTTATGGTTAGGTGGTACAGATAGCACAGTAGTACCTTGGATCGCGCGATTACTCCCACTCCGAGTACGCGTTCATAAATCAATCCTCTTTGCATCGTGGAGTGGAACTGTGGAGAGGCGCTTAATTAAGGAGCCATTGACATGTGGGCCCACTCCCCCTAGCCCACATGTGACGTGCTAGcgactccttttttttttctcatcaAAAAGCCTAACGGGAGTGTCTGGTACGGCCGCTGCGCCgggtttgtttagttccaaaaaaaaaaaatttgtaaatttttttagattccccatcacatcaaatctttagacacatgtatgaagtattaaatataaacaaaaataaaaactaactgcacagtttggtcggaattgacgagacgaatcttttggtcGGAATTTACAAATAGTACCAAAGttgaatacaaacgaaagtggtactatttttattttacaaaattttttggaactatgtCTAGCGCGTCCAACCCCCTACGAGGCTACGACTGCGACGACGAGGCTCTTTTTGAGTGTCGCTGAACCGccatttgtcaaaaaaaaaaaaaacccagccAGGCAGCCACTCCTCCATCTCAAGCTTTTAATCCGGAGCTCCTGCTTCCATTAGCACTGTCTCGCATGCATGGGCACGCAGGGTCGTACCTCTTCTGCTCTCTGGACATCTGCCACGTGTGCAGTTAATTAACACACTCGTGCTAATCCAGATCAGTACAAACCAAACCACAGTTGCAGTCGTCGAGCAGGATGAAGATGGCTTGGATTATTAGATGTCGTGTCGTCGTGTTGTACTCACTCTACATGACTGGAGCTGCTGCACTCGTTTGGTGCTGTCACTGTCAGTTAATTATTCCATCTGTGGAGCAGATTTAGTCAGCAATTGTGTCGGGTGGAGTGGAGATAAGGGCGTGGGTGCCGTTCTATTCTACGGGAGTAATCTGGTAGCACCTGTCACAGCCTTAATATCGTTAATTACTTATAAAGAGCTCTACTCTACATGAGTGTGATTAAGATTCTCCACCTGCAACCATTGCATGTGAAGTTGGAAGTGGGCATTTGGGGTGATGCACTGCACGTAGCACTGCTACGTTGGACCTTTTACTCTTCtttattttttccatttttttttgcccGTGGGGCCCACGTTCTGGTGGTGAGTGCAccactaaggccagtctcaatgcatagttttatggcacagttaataagactataaactaggtaaccaagCCACAGGAGTTTtatagggatgaaactcctctctcctctgatgaaactccttcatttaatgaccctgtcaagtcagcaattttgcttatgtggtatCATATTTAATGTACATaacactctcataaaacatacatTGAAACTGGCCTAATTGTGTTTTGTGCGCGCGCACAAGCGTACAATGGGCATATTCAATGCAGTTTCTTTTTTCCATTTCTTTTTTGCGCTTTTACTTCATGAGAAAGGCAAGGGAAAAGTGTGGCTCGAATTAATTCAGCGAAAACTGAGACAGATCATGCAAACAGACGGTGCTCCATGGTTCCTTAACTCCTCTAATTAGAGAAGAGTACTATAGCTTCATATCTATATAATTCTTTTTTCTATACCATAGTCATAAGAGTACCATTTCATATCTATAGTATGGAATTAATATCAACACGTATAACATGTTACGCATCACTATCCCCATGAGACGAAACATTATAGCAATAGTAAGTTGTGGCTTAGCTGACTTTCTTTTTAGCACAACAGCAACCATAACTCGTTATTGCTATAGTGTTTCGTCTCTCATAGTGATAGATAATGTGCAGCGGCTACAATTTGGTGCAACCAAACATGCCCACACAACTATTTTGATTCTAGATGCTTCCAAGTTCCAAAGCTACTCACACATTTTAGAGTCCCTTAAGAACACAGAATATCCAAAACGTAAGAATAAGACAAATATGATTAGAATTGTATGTCACTTGTAATGCTACAAGAATGAAAACATAGAAAATCCTGTAATGGagcatttggagacaatatagAAGAAGCATAGGAATTATAAGAGAGATAGACATAAAGGAAAGTAAGAGATAGACACAAAGGAAAGTTTTCAAGGTTTAGGCCTCATGTTAGATTTCCTTCAaaattttgtagaattttagAATGACCAATCTTTTGTTCTAAAGGCCACGTAGGAAAATTTCCTATAGGATTCGAAGCCTCATGCCTAGGTAGCTTGATTAGCGAGTAATAGTGTTTGATCTCCTTTGCTAAGGAGGACAAAGCCGTCATTATCCCCTCTAGTGTGCTATTTGTGAGGCGTCGTTATAATTTTCACTTTTTCTCCATCTTAATATAAAATTTACGTAAATCTTTTATGAGAAAAAACCCTACAAATTTCTTCAATTAATCCTTTGTTCAAAGGGGACCAAAAGGAACTTAACTGAACAAAAGGATCCTTGGATTCTCTTTCCCCTTTTTTCTGCACTTTCCACGGCCAGTTATACAGATTTACTTACACCACACCCCTTACTCACGTGGTAATTGCATCACAAACTGCAGTTAAAGAACTTAAATTTCCGGCAACAGTAACCCCTGTTGGCTGTTGCTTCTTCACCCTTTATAAAATCTGGAATCTGACCACTACAGTAAAAAATAGCTTATTTTTACCCATCTTGACTGCCAAAATTTCTTCACCATTTCTGGTGCATGCCATGCAACAGAATGATATCCCTCATGAGTCATGGCCACCTGGCTTCTCCTCAGAAACAGCTcatatttttctttcttctccactACCTCCACCCAGCCCAGCCATCTTCCccaccccaccacctccaccacctctctctctccttcctttttctcttctctttctgATGCTTTGACGCCACAGCTCGCAGCTTTGGCCGCCTCTGTTGTCTGCCtcccaccactaccaccacctcctcctcctcctctgccaCTGGTTAAAGCAGAGGGAGGAGCTGCAGGAGGAGAACCGAAGAAGGCAACAGAGAAGCGCAGGAGAGGGGGACCGAGGGAGCGGCTGCGGGCAAGATGTTTGACAGTTTGCTCAACTCCAAGTTCTACAACAAATGGTATAGGAATCTTCCCCGTTGTTTCGGTTTGGTGCGTGATTGGGAGCTTCGGGCCCGGCTGTTCTCGAAGTTCGTTGCCTGTTTTTCTGGACAGCCGAGTTCGAAATCGGTTGTTTTGAGTTTTATTTCGCCGATGATTCGTTCAGCCTTTCGATTTGCACGGAGAAAAGGGGGGCGGATGTTTAGCCGCATTCGGTCGCTTAGTTGGATAGCTGCGTCCCTCGGTTCTTCCGTTCCTCGGATTCCGAATTGTTTAGCTCCACTTctcatcttcttcatctgcGAATTCAAGGAACTGCTTCCCGGACTTGCGAGCCCTTCCCCCCCTTCGTTTTTGTAGCAGGGAATCTGGTCCTGTTCTTGATCTGTGTTCAGCTTTCCTGCTGTCTGTCCAGATTCCTACATTCTCGATTTGGCCTGTGTTTGTTTGATTGCTGCTATTCCCCCTCCTAACCGCTGAATTTGTTGTTGTTTGGTGCAGCAAGCACGCAATCAAGTGCACCCGGACTCGGCTGGATCTGCTGCGGCGGAAGAAGCAAGCCATGGTCAAGTTCCTCAAGAAGGACGTCGGCGACCTCCTCACCAGCGGCCTTGAATCGCACGCCTTCGCACGGGTACTGTCTTCACTTCTCAAGGCTTGAACCTGAATTGTTTAGTGGTATCGGACGGATTTACCTTGCTGCGAATTTGACGAAATGGAAGCATTCTTCGAAGTTGAATTGCATCTTTATGACGAAATGCAGGGCCATGTGATGGTGTTTGTAGTGATATGTTGTTCCTGATTGCTGTTACTTATTTGTTTCCCCTGAACTGCAGATGGAAGGGCTGATAGTTGAGATGAACCAAGCATCGTGCTATGATATGATAGAGCAGTACTGCGAATATATTGTGAAGCAGCTCAACCACATGCAGAAAGAGAGGTAAATGTCAGTTGTCACCCTTCAAGTGATGCACTGTTTTCATCGTGTGAATATCTGTCTTAGTGCTGCTTACACATGTGCTCTGCATGTGTTTGTGTTCTTGCTAGGAAGAAAAAGGGAAACATCATAATCCATCCAATTTTAGTTGCAGTAGCTCTGATTTCTAGTATGCTGTAGCTTGATATATATAATTTGATTTTCTTATTTGGAGATAATTGCTTCAGTGCATAGCTTGATAGATATAACTTGATTTTCTTGTTTATTTGTGCTCAAGGCATGCCATACTCTTGTTGTCATGCATATGTCCCATTTAAGATTGAAAATTCTTTCAGTCAAGGTAGCTAATCACTgacttttgattttttttgtggTTTAGCAATTTGCATAGTATCCCAAGATTGTACAAGATTTGGTTATTCCTACATACACCAGATCCTCCTTTTGCATTTTGCTTACTATAGTCATGTGTACTGCCATTGTTCTCTCAGCCCAAAAATGCCACTATTCACATTTAGGGATATGCCGATGATAGATATTTCTTACTTTGGTTGTTTCTACTTTCTAGTTGTATCAATTCAATTAATATTACAAACTGAATCTGTGATGTTCCTTAACAGTGAATGCCCTCAGGAAGCCTTGGAAGCTGTGTCTACTCTAATATTTGCTGCTGCTAGATTTCCTGATTTGCCTGAACTGTGTGACCTCAGACATATATTTACAGAGAAATATGGGAGTTCTGTCGAGCCTTTTGTTAATTCTGAGGTGCTGAAATGCTTTTACTTTTCTTATATTTGAGCTGATCTCCACTATGTTATGGATTAACTTAACTTTTCTGTTAAACAGTTTGTTCAGAACCTCCAGAGTAAATCATTTACTAATGAAGAGAAGTTGCGAGTAATGAAACGTGTTGCTGAAGAATTCTCAGTTCCATTTGATAGCAGGGCATTGGAATGGAAGATAACTTGTGGCTCTCAAAATAAGCATGTAAGGTTTTAGTAAACTTTTTGCATTATCTAATATATGCAATGACTTATCAAATAATCATTTGGTAAGCATATAGGGGCCACTCAATCCTAATCTTCACATTCTTTTGCCATCAGGATCTTCCAAAGAAGAGTTCACTTAAACAGGAGATGGAGGCATCAGCACGAGAAATCCAAGGAAGAGTTCATGAAAGAAAAACTAAAGCTATGCCTGAAGGCTATGAACAGAAGCAGGAAATAAACGTAAAGCCCAAAGATATCCATGTTGTTCCTGATGGCATTGGTCAGCTAGGCGAAAAAAGCAGAAAGAAGTACTCAGATAAACCTAGTGAGAAAAAGCACATGGATAATCCTTTGCCTCCTTTGGACATGAAAGAAAAGAATGGTCAGAAAGAAATGAAGAAATATGACAAAAAAGATAGTCACCATCGGAGGGAACTGATGGATGCGGAGGTGTTGGACCTCAATGGCTTAAAAAAACAGGATGTTGGTGTAGTGAAACTTTCTGGTGGACCTGATCGTAGTTGGGGACATGCTGACTTGGGGCTTAAAACTCTGGGCCTAGAAAAGCAAGAAATTGATTCAACTTGCACCTTGAATGGTAAAACAGTGAACAGGGCTCCTCCTTATTCTAAGCCCTACAGGGCATCAATGGGTGAGAAGGTTGCTGAAGATAGGCAGCCTGTGCCAGAGAAGGCAGCCAATATGCGTCCTCCTTATGTTAAGCCAAATTTTGAAAAGCATGCAAATCAAGGTGCAAATGGTTACAAGCTTAGTGGCACTGAAGAAATAGGCCACCAGAAACGTGAACCTATTTATGACCCAGTTTCGGTCAGAAGTAGGATTCCAAAACCACCTGCACATGTTGATGATTATGCTGGAATGGCTAATGAGGAAAAGATGGCAAACCAAGCAACTGATGGCCGAAGAAGACATTCAAGCAAGAGGAATGGTGCCTATGACAATTATGATCATAAAGGTGGTCATGTGCTACCCTTAGAAGGCATGGGggtcgatgatgatatcaacaaCGCAAGGCCTTTTCACCGAATTCCTAGTGAGCGAAGAAAGCACAGAAGCAGGCGGAACGGATCAACAAGTGGCAGTGACTACAATGGGGCTAGTGAAGACCACGAGTCAGATGGCGATGATGCAAATACAGCAATTGATTTTGGCAATCTTCTGCCCCGGGCCCCTAGTTCACATAGGAAACACAGGAGTCGGAGTGCTGATCCTCGCAAGGGAGGCCGTGATGAGGAGGAAAAGATGATGGATAAGCTTCTGATGCACTACAGCAAGAAAGGGCTGGATAGGGAGGaacacaaagaaagagtcaaatccCGGATCCCACGGCCTCGAGCTGATCAACGTGCTGATGATGGAGCTGGAGAACTGTCTAATAACAAAGAAGTGGCATCTGCACATCGTCCTGAAAGAGCTGTATCTCTACCTTCAGAATCCGCAAGCCCGAAGGCGAAGCCAAAGCCGAAAGCCCCTGTTCGGTCCTTGTCCATGCAGCCAGAAATGTCAAGAGGGAATGTGCATCCAAGCATGCCAGATTTCGACGAACTGGCTGCGCGGATCAGTGCTCTGAGGAACGCATGAGCTGCCACAGTAGTGTACTGTCTTCTGCAATGCTTCTGTTCTTTCAGGAACTTGTACCATTGGAATCTGAAATCTGATGGTGCCTGCGAGTCACGGGAATAAGGGGACGGACACTCTAGATGTAATTGGCCTGCTCTTGCAGCATTTTATCTTGGTGGTATACTTGTTTGTCTTGCTCTGAGTGTGTCTTGGTAGGGTATTGTCATCAGGAAGAGTTAAATGCGGCAATTCATAGGGATACCATATACTATACCAGTAGCCAGCTACAACGATTTGGATGTGGTTGTTTCTTGTTGTACTCATAGAACAAAGATTGTTGGTGTATAGATGCGGCTATGATGATAAAAGATTTTCTTCTTTTTATATAGTTTTCCctccatttgttgatgaggctagAGCGGATGCCATTTTCTTGAGCAACAATTAGGCAGCCTGGCGGCATTGTCTGGTTTCTTATTTTAATTTCTCCTAGGAgaggatcagaggaagggcatgTGACGGTTGCCGCATCTTGCGGTGCCGACGCCGACAGCTGCTGCTGAGCAGAACTGCGAAATCATTCTGGGCACGTTCTTGCGTCGTGGATTCGCGATCAATGGCTGCCAACTATATTCTTCTTTCTTGAATATTCCAACCAGTCTTTTATATTTATTAATACAGGAAAAAAACAATTGGGATCTTCGAACCAATCTTACTGCTGTACTACTAAATTTTCAACCAAAGCAACCGCTGGTCTTGTTTCAGTTTTATTTATAGATAGAAAAGTAAAAGAAATCGTGGAAATACCTTTTTTCCTCCTCTATAATTTTGATGGGTTCAGAACTTTCAGAGACCATTGACGCTGAGGCCAAACTGCTAGCTAGGTCATACTAGTttgtcaatcaatagagagggAAAAGGGGGGAAAAAAAGGAAGGGGAAGCAAAGTCAGCAGCGCATGTCTTGAACTCCGGCCGTGCAGGTGCAGGTGTGGCTAGCCCAAGGACCTCATGACGCCGACGACGAAATGCAGGATgcagtcgtcgtcgccgccggcggcgtcgaGCATGTCGTCGCAGACCAGGCGCTCCAGCGCGGGGTCCCTCGGCAGCGCCCCGGCGTGGTACAGCACGGTCGCCGCCGTCTCGGACACCGGCCGGGTCGCCACGCACGCCGCCAGCCTCGCGACCGCCCGGAGGAACAGCGGCAGGAGGCCCTGCTTGTGCCGTGCACCGTGCACCGTGCGCGCACGCAACAACGCCGACGCGCGCGTTAGCAAACTGATATAGGTATTAGGTAGCACAAAATGCAGTGAGAACGAAACCACGTGCTCACCATGCGAGATCGTCGCCGGTCGGCTGcgttcgacgacgacgacggcgatgcATGTGAGACCTGAAGCCTTCGCTGGTGttagtttttatatatatacatacaagtaGTAGGTAGCATGCATCGGAACCATCTACTGGGAGGCGGAGGCTGCAAACGGGAGGCGGTGGCAACGACGGGCGCCCATTGTCGCGTTGGGCACCGTACCGTACCGTCAGTTGCTTGTTTGTCTCGTCGCTGTGCTGCTTCTCCAGCTCTCGGTTTTGGACTCTTCCTCTTACTCTTCGCGTGAGTGGCGCTGCGTTTTTCCTCGTCGGGGTCGCACGCCACGACGCTGACAGTTGACAGCGACCGAGGTACATTGTTTAGGGGTTCGTCGATCTTGGTTTGGTAGCCCTCGCCGCCTACTTTGGGTCCTTGTACGGTTGTACCTTATTTCTTcacctcttaatgaaatacagGTTCAACCCGATCATGAAAAAAAGCAATGCAAGGCTCTGGCAACAAGAAAGGCCGGTCAGAGAGGATTGAATTGGGCTTCTATAAAGATTTCCAAACGTGCCGGCACGGCACTACACGGCCCTAGCACGGCTAGGCATGGCCCGTCTGGGCACGGCACGGCTGGCACGGTAAAAGAAGCGTGCCGTGCCACCGTGCCGGGAAGCAGCCACTAGCACGGCCCTAAAATCCTAGGACCGTGCCAAACGTGCCGTGCCAGCACGTCGGGCCAGCGTGCCCCGTGCCGGCCCTGGCACTAAAACTTCACAAGTCTTTATATATTCATTCAACTTGAAATTTCACAGTGCAAATTTATAGTATttgtaaactaccagaaaagaaCAGAAATTGCACAGAAAAGCAAAGAATACACAGACAAATTTGAAACTAAAACTAATTAAAGTAGGAGCTGTGCAATggctgcctcattaaaaacttGTTAGGTAAAACTCACCCTTGTGAGAAACCCTAACAAAAAAAGAGTACAACCAGCTCCTAATATAGTTTATAAGTTCATTACATCCATCCAGGCATCCAGCCACCAAAATGTTCCAAGTCCCAAGCTATTACATAACTGTTACAAAAATGGAGAACTTAATCAACATCAAGATAAAGAGCTTCAAAGGCCTCCTCAAGGTACTTGTCCTCCACCATGTGCTGCAGTCTTGCTTCAGCATTCTCCCAGTCCTTGATGCAGGTAAGTGCCTCCACAGTCTCAGGGTTCAGCCTCCGGCGACGCTCCTCGATGATCCTGCCAGTAGTGCTAAAGGTAGATTCTGAAGAAATGGTTGACACAGGCACAGTAAAGATATCTTTTGCAAGAACAGAAAGCACAGGATAAGTAAGCTTGTGCTCATGCCACCACTGCATGAGGTCAAATTCATCATCTAACTGGCTGACTGTGTCAGAGTCCAAGTAGGATGCAAGCTCACTAGAGTTAGAAGCAGAAGCTGCATGTAGTAAAGAGGTGGCAGAAACACCCCTGGACTCATCAAGATTAGAAGGGAGGGAAGAACAACCAGCTCCAATGTCaagctcatcatcatcataaatgTCAGCCCAAGCTGTTCTTTTCTTACCAGAAAGGGATGTAGGTACAACCCTTTTGAGCCTAACAGAGCCATACATTGCATCATACCTGTTGTACATCCTGAAAAGAAGAGCTCTAGTGTCCAACAGCGTGTTAGTGTAACCAACATTAAAAAGAGAATTAAACTTTCTTAGGACTTTGTTAAAGCCCTTAATCTTAGCTCTTGGATCCAGTATGAATGCAATGGAGTAAAGATCAGGTATGTTCTTCCAGTATTTGTGATACTTGTCAATCATGGACTGCACAACAGATCTCAGATGCTCATCATGCTGATATTTATGCAGATGAATAGTAATTTTGACAATATGATGGATCATAAGTGGAGAAGTAGGATAGTACACACCAGATAATGCAACAGTAGAGTCATAAAACAGTTCCAGAAATTGTAACATCTTCTCAGCCATTTCCTAGTGATCATCAGTCAACAGGAAAGGACCACCAGGTGCTCTAGGATAATTAGCCTCAATAAAAGTACTAAAAGTACTCCTATGAGGTAACAATGTTTTCAGCATAAGGTAGGTGGAGTTCCACCTCACATCCATGTCTAGTGAGAACTTCCTAGGTCTAACAGATGAAGCAATGCAATAACTCTTGTATGCAGCAATTCTTTGATTAGATGAGTTCAAAAAAGAGATTGCAGTTCTAAAGTTGTCAATGAGAGGAGTAACAGCAACCAATGCTTCTTTAACAATCAGGTTAATAATATGACAAGCACATCTTTGATGCAAAAACAGATCAGCACCTAAATACTCTTTCAGTATAGGTTTCAATTTATCCATTGCATTTTTATTGGCAGATGCATTATCCAAAGTCACAGAGAAAACCTTGTTGAGTATACCATACTCAGCAAGGACAGTTTTAACACGCTCAGCAATGTTATCAGCATTATGTGAGACATCAATCAACCTTAAACCAAGCACTCTTTTCTCTAATTGCCAATCAACATTAATGAAATGAGTCACAACAGACAgataatcttctttggcctttccaGACCAAATGTCAGAGGTAACAGCAACAGATGACACAGCATTATCTTGCAAACAAGCAATCAACTTTTCACGTTGGGCATTAAAGTACTTAAACAGATCTCTACCAGTTGTTTGCTTAGACACAGGATTAAAAGCAGGATTATGAGCCTTTTTAATGAATTCTTTAAACGCGTCTGTTTCACCAATCATTAAGGGCAAATCTAGCCTAGCAAGCATACGAACAAGCTCAACACGAGCAAGGTCAGGATTGTAACTCCAGCTTCTAACAGTTCCATCAGGATTAAAACCTATATGAGTTTGAGACATGCGACACTTCTCACGACGCCGAACACATACCTTAATATGTCGAGTAAGATGCCCAGTTCCATTAGCAGAATAAGCAGAGTATCGTCTCTTGCAGTGTTTGCAAATAGAAGCATACCTGACGGGGTTTTTTTTACCTGGCACCTTCTTGAAAAGCTTCTCAAAATCCTCCCAGACAGCAGAGGTAGAAGGCCGATTGGAGCCTGCTACCTCACTGTCGCCACCGTCGGCATCAGGATCGGCGGCACCATCCACCTCGATCGGGACCCCAGTTTGGTCACCGGGAAGGGGATCAGCAGCAGACCGGCCAAATAGCTCGTTCATGTCATCGGCGACATTGTCATCCTCGTCATCCCCGGTTAACCCGCACATCCGCAGCTCGTCGTTCTGGGTGTGGTCAAACTCCCCTTCATCGGCATCGGCTATGCCCGGAGCCATCTCTGCCGTCTCCGGTTCCTCGACGGCTGCATCAAAGAACACAAATTAGGGTTAGGCTAGGGTACGGGATTAGAGTTAGGGATTTGGGGTTAGGGTTTTGCTTACCTCGAACGCCGGAGCACCGGAaacgaggacgagatggaccggAGGCACACCTCCGGTACCTCAACGGAGTCCGGAGCCCCGGAGGTGGCCGCTGCCGGCGATGTGAACGATAGATAGAAGACGGAGATGCGACGGGGAAGGGAGCAGATGGAGGATCACGGCTTGAACCGGCAGATCTGATGCTGATGGAGAAGATTAAGATTGAAGACAGAGAGGGGGACAAGGAGATGGAAGACGGATGCCACCGGCCCTTACCCGCCGGAGAACACCATGGTCACGGCGGAGCAGGGGAAAGATTTCCAAACGAGCAGGCCAACGACTGAGACGGCGGGCCGGTGCCCGGCGGCGAGAGGGAGGATGGAGTTGGAGACGAGAGCGGCGCGAGGAAGACGAGCGAGGCAGCGAGCGAGTCGAGAGCAGAGAGCGGCGTGTCAGCGTGCGGCGAGAGGGGCAGAGGGCGAAATgacctagggttagggtttggggtggAGGACGGCCGCACGTCGGCTTATATACGCCGACCGGCCGACGCCCTGGATCGAAGGGCTCTCCTTCAACGCCCCCCGATCCAACGGCTACAAGCCGTGCCGGCTGTTTAAGCGGGCTGTGCCGGGCCGGCACTACGGGCCGCTTCCTCGGCCCGGGCACGGGCACGGTATCGGGCCAGGCCAGGCCCGGGCACGGCTGGGGCGGGCTAGGGCCGGATTAGGGCCGGGCTTTTTCGCACCGGGCCCGTGCCAGCCCGTTTCAGTCGGCCTATTTGGAAATCTTTAGGCTTCTAGAAACTTCTATTCTAAACTTAGTCTCTAATTCCACTTAACAAAGCCTATGCAAAATAAGTAAAATATCTATATTAAGATTTTGCTATCTCtactaaaaaacaaaaaaccttACTCTTATGAAACAACTCCATATTCTTAGCTTGTTCAAGATTATTTTTCCATGAAAAGAATGATATCATCTTCATATTGCAGAATAGATAGTCCGATATCTAGCCGACTATTGGACCTTGGAGCATGCGCTCTCGTTGACGAAGCAAGGGTgtatttttgcaaaaaaaaaaagatcatgACAAAGACGGTAAA is a window encoding:
- the LOC8074661 gene encoding uncharacterized protein LOC8074661 produces the protein MFDSLLNSKFYNKCKHAIKCTRTRLDLLRRKKQAMVKFLKKDVGDLLTSGLESHAFARMEGLIVEMNQASCYDMIEQYCEYIVKQLNHMQKESECPQEALEAVSTLIFAAARFPDLPELCDLRHIFTEKYGSSVEPFVNSEFVQNLQSKSFTNEEKLRVMKRVAEEFSVPFDSRALEWKITCGSQNKHDLPKKSSLKQEMEASAREIQGRVHERKTKAMPEGYEQKQEINVKPKDIHVVPDGIGQLGEKSRKKYSDKPSEKKHMDNPLPPLDMKEKNGQKEMKKYDKKDSHHRRELMDAEVLDLNGLKKQDVGVVKLSGGPDRSWGHADLGLKTLGLEKQEIDSTCTLNGKTVNRAPPYSKPYRASMGEKVAEDRQPVPEKAANMRPPYVKPNFEKHANQGANGYKLSGTEEIGHQKREPIYDPVSVRSRIPKPPAHVDDYAGMANEEKMANQATDGRRRHSSKRNGAYDNYDHKGGHVLPLEGMGVDDDINNARPFHRIPSERRKHRSRRNGSTSGSDYNGASEDHESDGDDANTAIDFGNLLPRAPSSHRKHRSRSADPRKGGRDEEEKMMDKLLMHYSKKGLDREEHKERVKSRIPRPRADQRADDGAGELSNNKEVASAHRPERAVSLPSESASPKAKPKPKAPVRSLSMQPEMSRGNVHPSMPDFDELAARISALRNA